The following proteins are co-located in the Solenopsis invicta isolate M01_SB chromosome 7, UNIL_Sinv_3.0, whole genome shotgun sequence genome:
- the LOC105205420 gene encoding protein phtf, translating to MGLNELVHWYQKKIGMYDKQQWERTIEQHILVGLTHVPMKTTKLKTELIDVDLVRGSSFPKAKPKHGLLTVACLAFQRLLFLPLYKKWWIQQTSCRIFVLFLLLYSLQAINIFLYYVYGNKENETEIVSMSEVLVPIVMMFILCIVHSHIVSTHSGPIVTYNQSRQRITRRSRHVRSRNGKSRPRQNLRIHKDSKSSQDIASEKVSTGSEEVLTAVRFAKKVVIQNSSTVSQPQEPANAQVVYDKESISTTGENSDPANESSTNREQQDDTPEEHEANIHQDDDGFESLNGNVSSDNDKVMGRALVRRNKSQLGVAQQNKDHILWSEDSSNQQLLSKNSAPDPLKNDDNFMDNKSNIHGNIKDKNTSSKILGSRDTRQQCESEEEGECEEATTHHLTEATTSATEWMGVTTNSDECSYSSELGESDLTSETNLNYGEFVEHPSSWEFELPPSILFNSTCTSSDRVSCTIWTRRDVKKAELSVLDISSAIIARVESMPEGMNYFYSGLILSIALCLIPSIKRLSDHTGPDNIGNASVSLLPSDIIQANLETYTDVLCRIIGIAFGNAFWERTVILISTFERFMLSCCLFFLLAVAERTYKQRLLYAKLFSHLTSSRRARKSDLPHFRLNKVRNIKTWLSVRSYLKRRGPQRSVDVIVSAVFIVTLLLLSFVSLELIKDLDSLHSRYNVEALFWSFSLGIFILRFMTLGTKINKKYRNLSVLITEQINLYLQIEQKPHKKEELMVANSVLKLAADLIKELESPFKISGLSANPYLYTITKVVLLSALSGVLSELLGFKLKLHKIKIK from the exons CAAGCAGCAATGGGAGAGAACTATAGAGCAACATATTCTTGTTGGGCTTACCCATGTTCCAATGAAAACAACGAAACTGAAGACAGAACTGATTGACGTAGATCTCGTTCGTg GATCCTCATTTCCAAAAGCCAAACCAAAACATGGTTTGTTAACAGTAGCTTGCCTAGCATTTCAACGACTCTTGTTCCTTCCATTGTACAAAAAGTGGTGGATACAGCAAACTAGTTGTCGTATCTTTGTGCTTTTCTTGCTACTGTACAGCTTGCAAGCAATCAACATCTTTCTGTATTACGTTTATGGAAACAAAGAAAATGAGACAGAA ATTGTGTCAATGTCAGAAGTACTAGTACCTATTGTTATGATGTTTATTCTGTGCATTGTTCATTCCCATATTGTATCAACACATTCAGGTCCTATTGTGACATATAATCAATCCAGGCAACGAATAACAAGACGCTCGCGACATGTTAGAAGTAGAAATGGAAAGTCAAGGCCTAGACAAAATTTAC GTATACATAAGGATTCAAAATCCTCTCAAGATATAGCTTCTGAGAAAGTAAGTACAGGAAGCGAAGAAGTATTAACTGCAGTAAGATTTGCTAAGAAAGTAGTGATCCAGAATTCCTCGACTGTGAGCCAACCTCAG GAACCTGCAAATGCTCAAGTAGTATATGATAAAGAATCAATAAGTACAACTGGAGAAAATTCTGACCCTGCAAACGAAAGTTCAACTAATCGTGAACAGCAAG ATGATACACCAGAAGAACATGAAGCAAATATACATCAAGATGACGATGGCTTTGAGAGTTTGAATGGTAATGTTTCCAGTGATAACGACAAAGTAATGGGACGTGCATTGGTACGAAGAAATAAATCACAACTGGGTGTAGCGCAACAGAATAAAGATCACATTTTGTGGTCAGAAGATAGCAGTAACCAACAGCTTTTATCAAAGAACTCAG CACCTGACCCATTAAAAAATGATGACAATTTTATGGATAACAAAAGCAATATTCATGGCAATATTAAG GATAAAAATACGTCATCAAAAATATTGGGATCGAGAGATACACGGCAGCAGTGCGAGAGCGAAGAAGAAGGCGAATGTGAGGAAGCTACGACACATCATCTCACAGAGGCAACGACTTCTGCCACAGAATGGATGGGAGTGACAACCAACAGTGACGAATGTAGTTACAG TTCAGAACTTGGGGAATCTGACTTAACCAGTGAGACAAATCTTAATTATGGAGAATTTGTGGAACATCCATCTTCATGGGAATTTGAGTTACCACCttcgatattatttaattccacTTGCACGTCATCTGATCGTG tttcatGTACGATTTGGACACGGCGTGATGTCAAAAAGGCTGAATTATCAGTGCTCGATATTAGCTCAGCGATTATTGCCAGAGTCGAATCGATGCCAGAGGGcatgaattatttttacagcGGTCTGATACTTAGCATCGCACTATGTCTAATACCATCGATAAAACGGCTAAGTGATCATACAGGACCTGATAACATCGGTAACGCGTCTGTTAGTCTATTGCCAAGCGATATAATCCAGGCGAACTTGGAAACGTACACCGATGTTTTGTGTAGAATAATTGGCATAGCTTTCGGAAATGCTTTTTG GGAACGAACAGTGATATTAATTTCAACGTTCGAACGATTTATGCTATCATgctgtttattttttttgctgGCTGTAGCGGAACGAACGTACAAACAGAGgcttttatatgcaaaattattctcTCACTTAACATCATCTAGACGCGCACGAAAGTCTGATCTGCCGCACTTTCGTTTGAACAAAGTGCGCAACATAAAAACATGGTTAAGCGTTAGATCTTACTTGAAA CGAAGAGGCCCGCAACGATCTGTAGACGTAATTGTTTCAGCagtatttattgttacattattacTGTTGTCATTCGTAAGTTTGGAATTAATTAAA GATCTTGACAGTTTACACTCACGATACAATGTTGAGGCATTATTCTGGAGCTTTTCACttggaatatttatattacgatTTATGACGTTAGgaacaaaaattaacaaaaagtaCAGAAATCTCTCAGTTTTAATAACTGAACAG atcaACTTATATTTGCAAATTGAACAAAAACCACATAAGAAGGAAGAACTTATGGTTGCAAATAGCGTATTGAAACTGGCGGCCGACTTGATAAAG GAACTAGAGAGTCCATTCAAAATCTCTGGACTTTCTGCCAATCCGTATCTATACACCATTACTAAAGTGGTGCTATTATCAGCACTCTCAGGAGTACTTTCGGAATTGCTTGGCTTCAAGCTGAagctacataaaataaaaatcaaataa